GACTGGTTGAGATCATGGTTTCCAAAGTTAGTAGGCTATAAAGCCTTTAATAACAGACTTAATAAACTAAGTGGAGCTTTTGCCCGGTTAGTTGAAATACTTTTGTCAGACTATCAGCCGGAAGATTGTTGTCTGGATCAAAGTTTATTGGACTCAATGCCAATTATTACCTGTTCAGGCAAACGTTCTGGAAAAGTTGCAACAGAAATAACAGATAAAGGATTCTGCTCGACAAAAGGTATTTATTATTATGGTATGAAACTGCATTTATTGGGTTTCAGACGTATTGGTAAATTGCCACATCCTGAGCAAATACTATTTACTCCTGCTTCTGTTAATGATGTTAATGTTTTTAAAGAAGCATGGTCAGGTATTGAGAACAGAACATTTTTTGGCGATAAAATATACTTTATTAATGAGCTTAACCAGAATATGTTGAAACATCAAAACTCTCAGACTCTTGCTCCAATCAAAGGGGTAAAAGGAATGCCAGATATAATAAAACAGAGAATTAAAGCTGCTGATGATTTATTCTCAACGGCAGTATCCAGAATTAGGCAACCTGTTGAGGCAATATTCAATTGGTTAATTGAAAAAACAGATATTCAAAAAGCTAGTAAAGTCAGATCTACAAAAGGATTAATGATACATACTTTTGGCAGGTTAGCTGCTGCTTTCATTGCATTAGCACTTTAGATCAACTCTGGATTCGCATGAATATTAATTGCTTATAAAATTGGTATAATATCAACACATTTATAATTTAAATTGGGACTAAAATCAAAAAATGAAAAAGTACTTTAATTACAAAACTCTAATTATCGCAGGTCTTGTTCTTGCAGGATTATACCTTTTATCAAACAAGCAAAAAGATGTTCCCGATGAGGCAAAAACAGAAGAACATCAGATTATAGATTCGACAGAATTAGAACCTGTTAATTTAAAGTACGGATTCCCAATTGATGATTTTAAAGTTGAAACCAATAAGGTTAAACGAAATCAAAGTTTATCTACCCTATTGCGCCAATACGATGTCTCTTTTTCCACTATAGACAAAATAGCCCGAAAAGCAAAAAAGATTTTTAATGTGCGTAAAATAAAATCGGGCAAAGAATATTCTGTTTTATTTACTAAGGATAGCATTAAAAATCCTGAGTATTTTATCTACGAAAACACACCTGTAGAATACATAGTTTTCGATCTTCGCGATACTTTGCACGTATATAAAGGAACAAAAGAAATTAAATACCTGAAAAAGCAAGTTAGTGGCGATATAGAATCTTCTCTTTGGAATGCAATGGTAAGCGCAAAAGCTGATCCCTTATTATCGATAGAATTATCAGAAATATATGCATGGACCATTGATTTTTTTGGCATTGGCAAAGGAGATCGTTTTAATATTATATACGAAGAAGCATTTGTAGACGATAAACCAATTCACGACATTAAGGTTTTAGCCGCGAATTTTATTCATCACAACACCAATAATTACGCATTTGCTTTTACCGAAGGAGAAAAACAAGGATTTTTCGATGAGAAAGGAAATAGCTTACAAAAAGCATTCTTAAAAGCCCCATTGCGTTATTCTAGGATTAGTTCGCGTTTTTCGAACAGACGATTCCACCCAGTGTTAAAAAGATACAGAGCTCATCATGGAATCGATTATGCTGCTCCAACAGGAACCCCAGTGCATACTATTGGCGATGGAGTAATTATAAAAAAAGGCTATCAAAAAAATGGTGGAGGAAATTACATTAAAATTAAACACAATAGTGTTTATTCCACAACCTATATGCATCTTTCACGCTTTGGTAAAGGAATGAGAACAGGAGTTAGAGTAAAGCAAGGCCAAACAATTGGTTACGTTGGATCAACAGGTCTTGCTACTGGTCCTCATCTCGATTTTAGAGTATTTAAAAATGGATCAGCCATTAATCCTCTAAAAATGAAATCACCTCCTGTTGCACCAGTAAAAGAGGAAAATAAAGCAGCTTTTGAGAAATTAAAAAACAATTTTTTGAATGAGTTAAGTACCGAAAAAGCAATTAGCTTACAGTAACTGTTTAATTATTCTGGGAAAATGTTCATACTCTAATTGGTGAACTTTTTCTGCTACACATTCGGGGGAATCATCCTTTTCAATCTTACATTTAGCTTGAAAAACGATTTTTCCCTCATCATAGTTTTCGTTTACCAAATGAATCGTAATGCCCGATTCACTTTCTCCATTTTCTATTACTGCTTTATGAACATTCATTCCATACATACCCTTTCCACCATATTTTGGTAAAAGTGCAGGATGAATATTTACAATTCTATTGGAAAATTTACGCACAAAATTTAAAGGAAGCAGCAATAAAAAACCTGCTAAAACGATAAAATCAACATTTTTTTCATCTAAAAATTCAATAATTTTATCCGTTTTCATGAAATCTGACTTCGAAAACACCAAACTTTCAATATTTAGCTCTTTCGCTCTGTTTAGTACAAAAGCATCAGGATTATTAGTTAATATAACAACTATTTCAACATTTGTATTATCCTTAAAATAGCGAACAATATTTTCAGCATTACTTCCTGATCCAGAAGCTAATATGGCAATTCTATTCATTATATTTTAAATTGTATAAGAGATCAATCAAAGATAGACAAAAGCCATTTCCAATGGAAATAATTTCGTGGAAAAAGAAAAAGAATTACCTTTGTTCGCAACTTTGTAAAAAATATTTGAATTATTTCAAGTAAATTCATTTCTTTGCACCGTTGAAA
This genomic interval from uncultured Marinifilum sp. contains the following:
- the purN gene encoding phosphoribosylglycinamide formyltransferase, whose protein sequence is MNRIAILASGSGSNAENIVRYFKDNTNVEIVVILTNNPDAFVLNRAKELNIESLVFSKSDFMKTDKIIEFLDEKNVDFIVLAGFLLLLPLNFVRKFSNRIVNIHPALLPKYGGKGMYGMNVHKAVIENGESESGITIHLVNENYDEGKIVFQAKCKIEKDDSPECVAEKVHQLEYEHFPRIIKQLL
- a CDS encoding transposase, with product MISKDKDDKLIRIYFLVCEKFEELQFYCERFSNNSKPEFTDQEIMTIYLYCMHYEEHIKVKQIHRFASDWLRSWFPKLVGYKAFNNRLNKLSGAFARLVEILLSDYQPEDCCLDQSLLDSMPIITCSGKRSGKVATEITDKGFCSTKGIYYYGMKLHLLGFRRIGKLPHPEQILFTPASVNDVNVFKEAWSGIENRTFFGDKIYFINELNQNMLKHQNSQTLAPIKGVKGMPDIIKQRIKAADDLFSTAVSRIRQPVEAIFNWLIEKTDIQKASKVRSTKGLMIHTFGRLAAAFIALAL
- a CDS encoding peptidoglycan DD-metalloendopeptidase family protein, which gives rise to MKKYFNYKTLIIAGLVLAGLYLLSNKQKDVPDEAKTEEHQIIDSTELEPVNLKYGFPIDDFKVETNKVKRNQSLSTLLRQYDVSFSTIDKIARKAKKIFNVRKIKSGKEYSVLFTKDSIKNPEYFIYENTPVEYIVFDLRDTLHVYKGTKEIKYLKKQVSGDIESSLWNAMVSAKADPLLSIELSEIYAWTIDFFGIGKGDRFNIIYEEAFVDDKPIHDIKVLAANFIHHNTNNYAFAFTEGEKQGFFDEKGNSLQKAFLKAPLRYSRISSRFSNRRFHPVLKRYRAHHGIDYAAPTGTPVHTIGDGVIIKKGYQKNGGGNYIKIKHNSVYSTTYMHLSRFGKGMRTGVRVKQGQTIGYVGSTGLATGPHLDFRVFKNGSAINPLKMKSPPVAPVKEENKAAFEKLKNNFLNELSTEKAISLQ